GTGGAGGAGGCGCTCTTGGCATGGTCCAGGGGAAGGGCAAGGAGTTGGGGGGCCCTCAGTGACCCAAGCTCATAGCACTTATCCTTAGCGTGAGGCCCAGATTTCCAAGAGGTGCGTCTGACCCCAGGCAGTGACCCTCGGACCCTTGGGAACCCCGGCCACATTCAGCTCCGAGGACCTGTCCGGCAGGTGGTGACCTGCGCCGTGCAGGGAGAATGTAAGACCCTTAGCTACTTCCCTGCCCGCTGACCTGCTGCCTGACCCTGACCCTCTCCATCCCCCCTCAGCTCTGCTGGCTGTCCGTTCTGACTACCACTGTGCCCTGTGGAAGGTCAGCAGGCAGGGGCGGCCAGCCCCGCTCCAGGTGCTAAAGGTTGAGAAGGGGGCCACGGGGATCAACCTCAGGTAGGGGCTGAATTGGGCTGGTTGGCAAAGAGATAGGCATGGGAGAAGGGGGTGGCATAGCACTAATCACACTTATGCCCTGTAGCCCTCACCTGCCCGGGGAGCTGGTTGTCTGCAGCCGTTCAGGAGCCGTCTGTCTGTGGACACCCCATGACGGGTAATGTCCCATTCCCCAAAAACCTTCCACCCCACACACAGCTCCCCCTGAACTGCAACCCATACTTCTCACACAATATGTCCTGGACTCAGGGCCAGGGTGCCCCACATCTGCTCCCAACCCCATCTGCTCATCTCCCCACCCATGTCTCCCCAAGGCTTCAGCAAATCTATAAGGATCCTGAGACCCTTGTGTTTCGGGACCCGTCTCCTTGGCGCTGGGCAGACTTCACCGCCCACCCTCGGGTTCTGACTGTGGGTGACCGCACTGGAGTGAAAATTATCGACACTCAGGTGAGGGCTGGGGGATTGTCCCAGGCTCAGCAGTGGGATAGGGCAGATCCATGGGGTGGGGGCTAGCATGGGGCCTCCCAGGGCCAGGGAATCCAATAGACTGGAGGTGCCCTAAACCTCGGACTGTGGGAGGGCTGACCTGGCTTTCTCCCAGGGCCCGCCAGGCTGTGGTTTGCTGCTTTTCCGTGTGGGTGCAGAAGCATCATGCCAGAAAGGGGAACGTGTCCTGCTAACCCAGTACCTGGGGGAGTGCGGCCCCGATTCTCTGCAGCCCACACTCCATCTCATTTGTACCCAGGTGAGTGCCACCTTCCCCCTCCTGTCCCTTGTGCACTGTCTCAGCCAGCCCCTAGAGAGGGTCCTGGGACAGCTAACTTCAGGTGAAATAAGAATCACAAAACCCTAATGAGTCTCTGGCTGAAACATGCTAACTAGCGGGTGGGTACAGCCTCCCGGAGTGACAACTGAGCAGGGCTTTGAGGTGCTGGTGGAGATGGGCCAGGTGAGGAGGAAAGGCATGGAGTGGAGAGCAGTCTTTGCAATGCTGGACACTTCCCCGTGTGTTCAGGAAAGAGAAGGTGGTCTGAGGGTTCCCGAGGGTCTGGCCCCCACCACACTACATgccgcccccgccctcctccatacacacacacacacacacacacacagggcgttAGTAGGTGTGTCAAGCATAGGTTCCAGGGTCTGGTGAGTCAGGAGAAGGCTGAGTGAAAGCTGGGTGGGTTTCTGTCCACACCTCTCCTGAGCTCCCTTCTCCCAGCTGTGCCATCAGGATGAAAGATGGTGCTGCCCACTTGGGAAATACTCCTGTGTGGGTCTGGGCACATGAAGGTGGAGAGGTggtcagggcctggcacagtgcaTGACCACTTGGGGGTTTGCACTCATCCTGAGAGCCACATGGGGCCACATCAGACCCTCTTCTCCATCTCAGTTATGTCCCTTCTGTCTCGTTTCTGCTCTTGCCTCCAGTTCTCACTCTACCTGATGGATGAACGCCTCCCGTTGGTGCCCGTGCTGAAGTGGGACCACAGCCTCCCTTcggctcccctgctggcccagctgcTGCCTCCACCCCGCCCTGGCTGTGCGAGGCCGCTGCTCCTCGGAGGCCAGGGCgggcagctgcagctgctgcaCATCACAGGTGAGGTCCAGTGGGGGCAGGAGGCGCGTGGAAGACGGGCAGGGCTGGAGCCTGGACAGGACCTCAGCTGCCTGTCCTTCTTCCAGGGGAGGGGGCCTCCACACCACGGCTGGCAGGGCACCCCCAGTCTCTCCCCTCCAGGAGCGACTCCCTTTCTGcattccctctgctggagcccaggagTCAGTGGCAGCTGCAGGAACGTCTACAAGCGCCAACCATAGgtgtgctgggctgagggagtgaGTTTGGGGGGCTGCACCCCTCCCAGCCTTGGACTCAGTGTCATTTCTGTCTTCAGGTCTGGCCGCCACCATCCTATCTTCTTCCCCCACACCAGTCCTGTCGCTCTTCCAACTCTCAGCGGCTGGAGATGTTTTCCACCAGCGCCTCCACCTCCGAGAAGACCCCAGGCCTCCCAGTGACCCCGGGCCCAACTGCCATGCCTCCACGGCTTCCTGGAGCCCCCAGGCCACTGCTTGCTGCCGCAGGTGGCTGAAGGCCCTTCTGGAGGTGCCACCGGCTCCCCCTGTGTGGACCGCACCCACCTTTTCCCACCGCCGTCTGCTGAGCTTCAAGGAGCAGCAGAAGGTTGAAGGGAAAGTGCCAGAGAGTCTCCGGGCGGCCATGGCCCAAGGGCGGCTCCTGCAGCAGAGGGACCTGGGCTCACTTCCCACAGCAGAGCCACCGCCGGGCCCCGAGCCCGGCCCCAAGGATGAACTCAGTGAGCGATTGGAGGCAGCCTGGGAAGGCCCGATGGCTGCctggtgggagcagcagcaggacagGACCTCGGGGCCCGGGAGGCAGCCAAAGCGGCACAAGCGGCGGATGCAGCTGTCCAATACCTTCTCCTCGCTCAGCGGCCACCTGGACCTCTCAGGTGCCACCAGCCCCCCTCACAGCCCAGACTGGACGTCCCCTGTGTCAAGGCCTCGGTCCCCAGTGACCTTGCCCTCCCAGGAGCTGACCCAGGATCTGTGGGCCCAGGGTATCCCCTCAGAGCGGCAGCAGACCCTTCGGGACTATATGGCCAAGCTACCTCTTCAAGGGAATACTCCAGAAAGTGCCTCCGCGTCCCTCTCCCAGACCTCCAGTACCCGGGCCACCCCCTCCAGACAGCGGACCCTCCGGGACTGCACAGCTGAGCTGCCACCCCACAGGGACACCCCAGAAGGTGCCACTGCGCCCTCCTCCCAGACCTCCAGCATCTGGGCCACCCCCTCCAGGCAGCAGGTGCGCGTCCTCTCTGGCTCTCAGCCACACCGGAAGAAGCCGCGCATGGGCTTCTGAGGGCCCGGGAAGCTGCTCCCCCACCTCTGGGGAGCCCCTGGTCCCGGACCAGCTGTGCCTTCTGTGGCTGGAACTTAGGGAGTGGAGAGGGAACAGTGTCAGGATACAGACCTGCTTCCTGGGGGCCACTGTGATGGGAGGCGTCCAAACGTGATTTGGAGCCAAGTAGGAGGAATAGGAGCAACAAAACTAGTTTCTCCTTTTCCTGAAGATACTTCCGGAGGTGGGTTGGCAGCCCCAGCAGTCCTGTCCTGAGGGTCTGTCGTCAGGAGGCAGCACTGTGCTTGATGCGGGGGCTCTAGTCAGGCCCTTGGCTCCGCCTCATGCAGGCTGTGTCCCGTGTCCCCTAGTCAGCTCCTCGCCGTGGTCGGGACAGTGAAACGAGACACTGAggagctgctggtgcctggtggtCGGTGGGTGTGGACAGCTGCTGTGGGCTCGGTTGTGTGTGGTACGGTTTCTCCCAGGAGCTGATGTTTTAGAGGAGACACTTTGGACCCATCTTTAGGGATTGAATAAATTTGTCGCCTGAGCACGGTTTTGAATGATAGTTTCTAGGACTTGGAGGTATTCACTTTCGttgctttttagaaaaatatatattttattgatttttttacagagaggaagggagagggatagagttagaaacatcgatcagctgcctcctgcacacctcctattgggtatgggcctgcaaccaaggtacatgcccttgaccatgcctcgaccctgggacctttcaatccgcaggccgatgctctctccactgagccaaactggttagggcacttaCGTTGCTTTTGATGTCTAATGCATAAAGTTCATTTCCCCAAAGCTCTGTAGCTGGTGGGAGATGGTGCTGTCCGGTGAGGAAAACACCCACCTGAAACTGCACAGGACGCCGGATCTGCTCCAGATCAATCACACGTGGCGAGAGGAATGGCCTTATCTCAGGGTGTCTGATGAAATGGCTCACGTGACTCGCGCAgatattaaataatttgaaaacaCATTACCTCACGGGAATACTCAAATGTTTATAACGTTCAAATGAGACATTGACGGTTGTACAATTTATACCACAAGTAACGGGGGAAATGGGTTGTGCTTTGAGAACAAGGAACAGTGCTGCCCGACACTGCAGAGGGAGAGCATGGGAGGGATGAGTCGATGAGTCGTGCGACAGGACACGCCGCGGCCCAGGCCCCAGAGCACTTTCAGGAattggagaagggagggagcccgGCCCAGGGGGTGACCTGCACCTCGCTGCTGGCTCCCTGTTAGTGCAAGGGCAGAGGGGCCGCCTGGGGGTTCAGTCCAAGCCAAATTCAATGTCTTCCAGGTCTGCTCCCGCCTCGCGCACTGCGGGGTCCTCAGGCACTGTGGGCTCCTCAGGCTGCGTCTCAGACTGCACCTCCTCCTTTTCAGTGCCGTTTCCTAAGAGGAAAGGTGGCTCAGTGTTCCTGGGAAAGGAATATGGCCACCCCCTCATTTTTCCCGCAGGCAGGCCTAGAGTCAGCCACGCAAACAGGCATCCCGAGAGAAACCTGGACCCTGAGAGGGTCGAGGAAGAGCAGAAATTGTCTAGGTTTGTGTTCCCACTGCAGTTGCTGAATACATACCCACCAGTTTGCTTGTGATCAGTAAGCACTGGCCAGCACCCCCACAGCTGCAGCTCCCTGGTCATAGGCTCGGGCCCCATCACCAGGCCAGGCTAATATGTCAGATTGTGGCTTCATCTGTCCCACCCAGCCAGCTGCTCACCACTGTCcctgcctggacaacctccccgcCCACCACTGTCTCACCCGTCCTGCCCGATTCTGGACCTTCACCATAGAGGGGCCACAGGCCTGCATCCCCACACTCGCAGCTGTGGTGTCACCGGTCTCCCCCTTCCCTTAGAAGCCTTGGTCTGGAAAGGCTGAGGATTGGGATGGCGAGGAAAGGGGTGAAAACAGGCTCCCCAGCCCCGTCTTCACCTGCTGAACCTGACTGCCAAGACCTGCATGCCCCTAAGTAGCCCAGAGATGCCACCCGCCTGGGAATGCCTTGAGATAGGGCAGCATTACCTGGAGGAGAGGCCGAAGGTAGGTCATCGTACCCGTCACTGGAAGGGGGTGGTGGGGCGTCCCCTTTGCAGGTTGGGGGTGTCAGTGGTTGGTCCGAAGGCTCGTCGTCATCGAGCTCCTGAATCAGCGGGCGTGGGCACGTGGTGTCCCCGCTTTGGGTCTCCAAGTCCCTCTCGGCTCCTGCTTTAAATATGTGCGAATAGGGCGCCTCAGCCTTCCTGGCGGTGTCCTTGGAGATTGCGAATATGTTGGAAAGGGTGTGTGTGGACGTGCTCTCCAGCACCGCGAGGGAGGTGTCGTCCAGCTCAGGATCGCTGTCGTCACTCAAGCCCGAAATGGTTGTGATCTTTGGAAAGCatatctgttttttttaaaaagatgcctttGAACATTTCTGCTGTCACTAGAATCACTCTGAAATGCACAGTGTTAATTCCACTTTTATCCAGCACAAAATATCCGGTTGCCACATACAGGAAAGGGCCACGGGAGCAAAGCCCTGCCCCTTGGAAAGTTGGGCCTCGGGATGGACACCCTTAGCCAGCTATTTTGAGCCCCCAAGTCATGGTGAGCTCTACAACCATGTCCACATTTCTTTCTCACCCTCTGGTGGGTCTCCACGCTGCCCACTCTGTTCTGGCTACACCCACACCCTGCCGGGGCCCTGAATGGGCTCATCTCTGAGTCTTGGCCTCTGACACACCTAACCCCGCCACCCGGACTTAgccccctggaggtcaggccCCATGGGAACTGTGGTCTCATGTCTGGTCCCTTCCTCAGTGACAAGGTCCTACACAAATTCTGTCttatccttcctttcctctcttgtgggcccggggcctggcacacacaggCTCTCAGCaatgctggagggaggagggtcaggTCAGATTCGGAGATCGCCCCATTGTGCCTCACacactcctccaccccccccccctgcttctCCTTTCCTACTCTCTCTCTGTATTGCTGTAGTCGTGCTATATAAGACGGACATATAAGTACATCAGAAGAGCAGAAAAATGTCAGGGAGCACATAGTTATTAAAGATcagtaataaaatatgtttaagaaaacCCCAGTGGTTAATCATAAAACCTTAAAGAAGGGGAGTGAGGGGGGCAACAGCCAAGAGCTGCATTTCCTTTTGAAAGGTGAAAATATAGCAGGTGTGCAATGATTCAAGCACAAAAAGCATCTTACTTTCAAATTAAAGTGATATGCTTTGTACATGGCAAGACTGGAAGGGAAAGTGGGCTTATGCTGATTTGGGGAAAACCTGTGTTATAACCTTGTCCTTGTCTTCCAGAGTTTCGCCTGTATCAACATCTTCCAAGTCGGGTAGGTCCTGAAAGAGCGAATGAGCCCGTGTCACCAGGAGGGCACACACTCTGAAAGCTGGTAGGTGAGGCAGGTGCAGCCACACAGCGCAGCGAGCCTGGGCAGGTGCAAGCAAAGCatggaggggcagtggggagtGGCCAACCCCTCAGGCAGCCCCGTGCACACTCACAAAACACACACGTGTGGCTACTTAAGTATTTGGACCTGATCAATGAATGCGATTTGCAAGGTGTGGCATGTTTGAAGAATTTCCACATCTTTCTTCACTTGGCTTTGTCCGTAGAGATACAGCCAGGTCATCTGGGAGGACATGATGGAGCCCAAACCAAGTGCACCTTCTATGTACAAATTGGCCTCAGGGCTCTGTGCTGTAAAATGAGTATATTTTGGCCCTCCCCCAAACTAGAAGGGCTTTTGTGTTTGCGGTGTCTTTATCTCTAGCAACCGCTCCAGCATGTGAGGCAGGCAGCACTGTGTGTtacattcctgaactctggagccagactgcctgggttggTATCCTCCTCTACTGTTGCCTAGCTGTGTAGCCATGGGCaggttgcttaacctctctgttcctcaatttcctcatctgaaaaatagggATGAGAATAGTACCTATCTCTCAGGGTTTTGGGAAGGGTAAAACAATCAATACAAGATGTATTTAGAACAGTGCCAGATAAATGGTAAGAATAGTAAGTGTTAGCTATTAGTTGCCTTGTATACAGTTGGTTCTCAAATGCTAAAGGTTAATCACCCAGTTTTGTTTCTTAGTATACATAGGCCCAGAAAACTAGAAACCCACTCAGTTTGTCTTATTGAGCCACATACAACTGTGCAGTTAGAAATGAAACACAGTTTAGAAATGTATCAAGAGAATGGGCAGGGGGCAAAGTTGTGGCCAGGGGCTTAAAGCTCACTCATGGGCAGAGAAGCAGGCTGTCCTTCCGGGTGAGCACAGTGAGCACCAGCTGCCCACTAAGTGTGAGGCTAAAGGCTCGAGAAATGCCTCCCCACTGCGTGCCCCACCACACTCCCATTCCTGGGGGGTGTGACAAAATGTGTACATTTTCATGGTGCTCATTCCTTGGGCCAAAGCATTTGAGACTTATCAAAGCAGAGCTTCAGGAAGGAGAGGGTTCATGAGGCTGAGATATTCAGAAGGTCAGGCTGCCCCTCACTGAACAGGCATCAGGGGATCGGACACTGGACAACCAGCCACATCAGGAAGCTGGAAGGGAAGATGGCATCAGCCACTTGCTGGGCAGCTGTCCAAGGAGCTTCGAGGCTCTGATGATAAATGTAACTTTCTCAGCCACTATGTATAAGGCTAGCTGGACTGAACGGCCTAGCAGTGTAACTTctttgggggggggaaaaaatcaagagTTTTGTAGATGTAGTTCCAGGGAAATCATTTGGGCCAGCGCTTCTCAGTCTTGAATGTGCAATGTGTGAACCCCCTGGGggagatctttttaaaatgcagattcaaaTCAGTAgatctgggtggggcctgggagtctGCATTCTAACCAGCTCCCAGGGGGTGCTAAGCCTGCCGGTCCAAGGACCACACTTAGGGGAGTGGGAATTTTGAGGGGTTTGTATCTGATCACCTGTTTCACTGGCTGTAAAACAGATACTTATCTCCACAGGCAACTATTTACATACAGCGATGAAGAGCTTCTCCTCCGTCTTCAGCGTGATGGTTCCCAAATCTTCATGCCCAACAGGCTCTGTACCCAAAGCCTTCTCCGTGGCCACAATCTGGGGAGCTGATTCTAAGGAACAACAATACGCAGCAGTCAGAGCGACAAGGCTAAGGTCAAGGTGGATTCCAAGAGCAGAGGAAAGACAAAACCTTGGTCTGAAAGGCCAGCCCCTGTGACCGAAGCTGTGAGAATCCCCAGATTAGGAGAGTGTTATGTctaggaaagagaagggaaaggaagagagctgccccctgctggagcCTGGAGATGACGCGATGACATGGAAGTGCCAGCCAGGAATCAATGCAGAATACACACACAGGAACCTTGGAAACGGCATGATTGATGGGCAATGAGAAAGGCAATAGCATCAGAGGCCACCTGGGGAGCTAGAGAAGAGGCAAGTTCC
This is a stretch of genomic DNA from Myotis daubentonii chromosome 15, mMyoDau2.1, whole genome shotgun sequence. It encodes these proteins:
- the TAF1C gene encoding TATA box-binding protein-associated factor RNA polymerase I subunit C isoform X5, which encodes MRWEQLLLDDAFTGGALAWLPGRTPRIRQLVYPAGGALDKLYFQEVRLTPGSDPRTLGNPGHIQLRGPVRQVVTCAVQGESLLAVRSDYHCALWKVSRQGRPAPLQVLKVEKGATGINLSPHLPGELVVCSRSGAVCLWTPHDGLQQIYKDPETLVFRDPSPWRWADFTAHPRVLTVGDRTGVKIIDTQGPPGCGLLLFRVGAEASCQKGERVLLTQYLGECGPDSLQPTLHLICTQFSLYLMDERLPLVPVLKWDHSLPSAPLLAQLLPPPRPGCARPLLLGGQGGQLQLLHITGEGASTPRLAGHPQSLPSRSDSLSAFPLLEPRSQWQLQERLQAPTIGLAATILSSSPTPVLSLFQLSAAGDVFHQRLHLREDPRPPSDPGPNCHASTASWSPQATACCRRWLKALLEVPPAPPVWTAPTFSHRRLLSFKEQQKVEGKVPESLRAAMAQGRLLQQRDLGSLPTAEPPPGPEPGPKDELSERLEAAWEGPMAAWWEQQQDRTSGPGRQPKRHKRRMQLSNTFSSLSGHLDLSGATSPPHSPDWTSPVSRPRSPVTLPSQELTQDLWAQGIPSERQQTLRDYMAKLPLQGNTPESASASLSQTSSTRATPSRQRTLRDCTAELPPHRDTPEGATAPSSQTSSIWATPSRQQVRVLSGSQPHRKKPRMGF
- the TAF1C gene encoding TATA box-binding protein-associated factor RNA polymerase I subunit C isoform X3, whose translation is MTWCPLLPQFSRFLWDHGDIAFASLGKLMLENFKLEGARSYSKKKTVVSVKRILEDLGGHQPWGCPWAYFSHRQRRFSILGDPILGKSVSNLLGELLYEELAMRWEQLLLDDAFTGGALAWLPGRTPRIRQLVYPAGGALDKLYFQEVRLTPGSDPRTLGNPGHIQLRGPVRQVVTCAVQGESLLAVRSDYHCALWKVSRQGRPAPLQVLKVEKGATGINLSPHLPGELVVCSRSGAVCLWTPHDGLQQIYKDPETLVFRDPSPWRWADFTAHPRVLTVGDRTGVKIIDTQGPPGCGLLLFRVGAEASCQKGERVLLTQYLGECGPDSLQPTLHLICTQFSLYLMDERLPLVPVLKWDHSLPSAPLLAQLLPPPRPGCARPLLLGGQGGQLQLLHITGEGASTPRLAGHPQSLPSRSDSLSAFPLLEPRSQWQLQERLQAPTIGLAATILSSSPTPVLSLFQLSAAGDVFHQRLHLREDPRPPSDPGPNCHASTASWSPQATACCRRWLKALLEVPPAPPVWTAPTFSHRRLLSFKEQQKVEGKVPESLRAAMAQGRLLQQRDLGSLPTAEPPPGPEPGPKDELSERLEAAWEGPMAAWWEQQQDRTSGPGRQPKRHKRRMQLSNTFSSLSGHLDLSGATSPPHSPDWTSPVSRPRSPVTLPSQELTQDLWAQGIPSERQQTLRDYMAKLPLQGNTPESASASLSQTSSTRATPSRQRTLRDCTAELPPHRDTPEGATAPSSQTSSIWATPSRQQVRVLSGSQPHRKKPRMGF
- the TAF1C gene encoding TATA box-binding protein-associated factor RNA polymerase I subunit C isoform X2 → MDFPSSLRPTLFMTGPLGLSDVPDTSFMCSWRDALTLPESVPQSSKSGAPHLAKGLLWEPDTPGPLPLLPPGPDPWDPGLTAQDLLFRGAPKFRRQPQAVLDVTEQFSRFLWDHGDIAFASLGKLMLENFKLEGARSYSKKKTVVSVKRILEDLGGHQPWGCPWAYFSHRQRRFSILGDPILGKSVSNLLGELLYEELAMRWEQLLLDDAFTGGALAWLPGRTPRIRQLVYPAGGALDKLYFQEVRLTPGSDPRTLGNPGHIQLRGPVRQVVTCAVQGESLLAVRSDYHCALWKVSRQGRPAPLQVLKVEKGATGINLSPHLPGELVVCSRSGAVCLWTPHDGLQQIYKDPETLVFRDPSPWRWADFTAHPRVLTVGDRTGVKIIDTQGPPGCGLLLFRVGAEASCQKGERVLLTQYLGECGPDSLQPTLHLICTQFSLYLMDERLPLVPVLKWDHSLPSAPLLAQLLPPPRPGCARPLLLGGQGGQLQLLHITGEGASTPRLAGHPQSLPSRSDSLSAFPLLEPRSQWQLQERLQAPTIGLAATILSSSPTPVLSLFQLSAAGDVFHQRLHLREDPRPPSDPGPNCHASTASWSPQATACCRRWLKALLEVPPAPPVWTAPTFSHRRLLSFKEQQKVEGKVPESLRAAMAQGRLLQQRDLGSLPTAEPPPGPEPGPKDELSERLEAAWEGPMAAWWEQQQDRTSGPGRQPKRHKRRMQLSNTFSSLSGHLDLSGATSPPHSPDWTSPVSRPRSPVTLPSQELTQDLWAQGIPSERQQTLRDYMAKLPLQGNTPESASASLSQTSSTRATPSRQRTLRDCTAELPPHRDTPEGATAPSSQTSSIWATPSRQQVRVLSGSQPHRKKPRMGF
- the TAF1C gene encoding TATA box-binding protein-associated factor RNA polymerase I subunit C isoform X6, with product MLQQIYKDPETLVFRDPSPWRWADFTAHPRVLTVGDRTGVKIIDTQGPPGCGLLLFRVGAEASCQKGERVLLTQYLGECGPDSLQPTLHLICTQFSLYLMDERLPLVPVLKWDHSLPSAPLLAQLLPPPRPGCARPLLLGGQGGQLQLLHITGEGASTPRLAGHPQSLPSRSDSLSAFPLLEPRSQWQLQERLQAPTIGLAATILSSSPTPVLSLFQLSAAGDVFHQRLHLREDPRPPSDPGPNCHASTASWSPQATACCRRWLKALLEVPPAPPVWTAPTFSHRRLLSFKEQQKVEGKVPESLRAAMAQGRLLQQRDLGSLPTAEPPPGPEPGPKDELSERLEAAWEGPMAAWWEQQQDRTSGPGRQPKRHKRRMQLSNTFSSLSGHLDLSGATSPPHSPDWTSPVSRPRSPVTLPSQELTQDLWAQGIPSERQQTLRDYMAKLPLQGNTPESASASLSQTSSTRATPSRQRTLRDCTAELPPHRDTPEGATAPSSQTSSIWATPSRQQVRVLSGSQPHRKKPRMGF
- the TAF1C gene encoding TATA box-binding protein-associated factor RNA polymerase I subunit C isoform X1, with protein sequence MDFPSSLRPTLFMTGPLGLSDVPDTSFMCSWRDALTLPESVPQSSKSGAPHLAKGLLWEPDTPGPLPLLPPGPDPWDPGLTAQDLLFRGAPKFRRQPQAVLDVTEQVSGPTVDSAVWLELCLMTWCPLLPQFSRFLWDHGDIAFASLGKLMLENFKLEGARSYSKKKTVVSVKRILEDLGGHQPWGCPWAYFSHRQRRFSILGDPILGKSVSNLLGELLYEELAMRWEQLLLDDAFTGGALAWLPGRTPRIRQLVYPAGGALDKLYFQEVRLTPGSDPRTLGNPGHIQLRGPVRQVVTCAVQGESLLAVRSDYHCALWKVSRQGRPAPLQVLKVEKGATGINLSPHLPGELVVCSRSGAVCLWTPHDGLQQIYKDPETLVFRDPSPWRWADFTAHPRVLTVGDRTGVKIIDTQGPPGCGLLLFRVGAEASCQKGERVLLTQYLGECGPDSLQPTLHLICTQFSLYLMDERLPLVPVLKWDHSLPSAPLLAQLLPPPRPGCARPLLLGGQGGQLQLLHITGEGASTPRLAGHPQSLPSRSDSLSAFPLLEPRSQWQLQERLQAPTIGLAATILSSSPTPVLSLFQLSAAGDVFHQRLHLREDPRPPSDPGPNCHASTASWSPQATACCRRWLKALLEVPPAPPVWTAPTFSHRRLLSFKEQQKVEGKVPESLRAAMAQGRLLQQRDLGSLPTAEPPPGPEPGPKDELSERLEAAWEGPMAAWWEQQQDRTSGPGRQPKRHKRRMQLSNTFSSLSGHLDLSGATSPPHSPDWTSPVSRPRSPVTLPSQELTQDLWAQGIPSERQQTLRDYMAKLPLQGNTPESASASLSQTSSTRATPSRQRTLRDCTAELPPHRDTPEGATAPSSQTSSIWATPSRQQVRVLSGSQPHRKKPRMGF
- the TAF1C gene encoding TATA box-binding protein-associated factor RNA polymerase I subunit C isoform X4 — encoded protein: MGCPWAYFSHRQRRFSILGDPILGKSVSNLLGELLYEELAMRWEQLLLDDAFTGGALAWLPGRTPRIRQLVYPAGGALDKLYFQEVRLTPGSDPRTLGNPGHIQLRGPVRQVVTCAVQGESLLAVRSDYHCALWKVSRQGRPAPLQVLKVEKGATGINLSPHLPGELVVCSRSGAVCLWTPHDGLQQIYKDPETLVFRDPSPWRWADFTAHPRVLTVGDRTGVKIIDTQGPPGCGLLLFRVGAEASCQKGERVLLTQYLGECGPDSLQPTLHLICTQFSLYLMDERLPLVPVLKWDHSLPSAPLLAQLLPPPRPGCARPLLLGGQGGQLQLLHITGEGASTPRLAGHPQSLPSRSDSLSAFPLLEPRSQWQLQERLQAPTIGLAATILSSSPTPVLSLFQLSAAGDVFHQRLHLREDPRPPSDPGPNCHASTASWSPQATACCRRWLKALLEVPPAPPVWTAPTFSHRRLLSFKEQQKVEGKVPESLRAAMAQGRLLQQRDLGSLPTAEPPPGPEPGPKDELSERLEAAWEGPMAAWWEQQQDRTSGPGRQPKRHKRRMQLSNTFSSLSGHLDLSGATSPPHSPDWTSPVSRPRSPVTLPSQELTQDLWAQGIPSERQQTLRDYMAKLPLQGNTPESASASLSQTSSTRATPSRQRTLRDCTAELPPHRDTPEGATAPSSQTSSIWATPSRQQVRVLSGSQPHRKKPRMGF